Part of the Gramella sp. Hel_I_59 genome, GTTCCCCTGTTTAATGATTTAGATCTACCACTAAAGCTGCTTTCCCCATTCATCCAGTTCACGCAGAATATGCTCCAGTGACTTACCTTTTTCAGTAAGTTGGTATTCAACTTTGGGAGGAACGACCGGGTAAACCTTGCGTAAAACCAGTAAGTCTTTCTCCAATTCACGAACTGTTTGCGTGAACATTTTATTACTGATCTCTGGAATCCTGGATTTCAGAATACCAGATCTTTCCGGACCGTCCAGTAAATGAAAGAGCACCAAAGGTTTCCATTTTGTACCAATAAGGTTCATGGTCGCATTTAAGGGACAAATATTCTTAGACATAGTTTTCGACATAAAGCTTTGGGAATGTACAATTTACTCTTATAGTAACCTATACCACTTTTGGGTAACTTATTGTTTACTAGGCGAATATACCTTAATTTTGAGATTCTAAAGAAGAATGTTATGAAAAAAGAAAACGCTTATCCAAGATCATTTTCACATATTGGAATCACCGTTCCAGACCTTCAGAAAGCTGTAGATTTTTATTCTGTAGTAATGGGATGGTACACGATCATGCAGCCGGCGAAGGTAGAGAAAGACCCTGATACTGCTATTGGCCAGATGTGTATCGATGTATTTGGAAACGACTGGGAAGAATTTGAAATCGCACATATGTCTACCTCAGATGGTGTTGGAATCGAGTTATTTTCATTTTCTAAGGGCAAAAAAGAAGCGCCAGAATTCAACCCATTTAACACAGGATTGTTTCATTTCTGTGTACAGGATCCTGACATTGAAGGTCTAATTGAAAAAATTGTGGCCAATGGTGGTAAACAGCGAATGCCCATTAGAAAATATTATCCAGAAGAAAAACCTTTTAAAATGTGTTATGTCGAAGATCCTTTTGGGATCGTATTCGAAATTTATACACACAGCTACGAGCTCACCTATTCTTCTGGTGCCTATTCAGAATAGTGAACTGAATTATATACCTTGAGAGCTATTCAAGCGTTATAATTTGATGTTTAGTCAGGCTGTTTTCAGGTATTTCAAAGAGATCAACACATACAATGTTCCGCTGGCGATCATTATTGGGATCGCTGCCGGACCCCTGTATGCCCTGCTTATTTTCAGCAGTTTTGGTATTTTTATAGGTATGCTTGCATTCGATTACTTTAAAAAGCACCAATACTATATGTATGAGAACCTGGGATTTAGCAAATCATTCCTGCTAAGTCGTGTTTTTCTTCTTAATATTCTGATTTCTGTTATGTGCGGAATAATCCTGTTGCTATTTTGAGAATTCTTCAAGCCCGAAATATTCACAAAACCTATGCAGATAAAATTCTGAATGATTTGAATTTTCAATGTAAAACAGGTGAAATTATCGGAATCTTCGGTAGAAATGGTACTGGAAAATCTACCTTTTTAAAAATTCTCTTCGGAAAAATAAAACCTGATCAGGGCAGTATTTATCTTAATGAACGGGAACTGACATCATCCTCCATCATTTCAGAAAAATTGATTGCTTATTTGCCGCAGGATAGTTTTCTTCCGAAGAATGCAAAAGTGCAGGATATTATTCCTTTTTTTCACCCAGACGGAGAGGCTCAGGATCGCATATTTTATGCTAAAGGAGTAGGGAATTTTGCTTCCAGAAAGATTAAAGAACTAGCCATTGGCCAGCGAAGGTATCTTGAATTACTTCTTTTGGGCAATCTTGACCATCCATTTTTACTACTGGATGAACCATTTTCTATGGTTGAACCTCTGTATAAAGAGCGCATTATAGAGTTTATTACAAACCTGAAAGCTAGAAAAGGTATTATCATCACAGATCACTATTATCAGGATGTTCTGAATGTCGCCTCTAAAAATTTTCTTCTGAAAAATGGGAATTTAGTCAGCATTTCTTCTGAAGCCGATCTGCTTGCCGAGGGTTACCTGAAGGCGTAAAACGCACTGATTTTTTATATTTTGCAGACATAAACGTAAAAGAAGAGGTTTCTTCTACATGAAAATCGCAGATAGTTTTGAATCTACAAGAACGGCCATTTGGACACAATTTAATCTACAAACCTATAGGATGGGTGTATCTACACGCCCTGCATTCAGAAAAAACAGCCAAATCTCTATTGAGTGAAAGGTTCGATAACAGGTACGATCTTGCAGGTAGCCGTATAGTGCTGAACCTGTTTAGTTTTATAATTCTAGCTGTGCTTGTGATTTTTATAGTAAGCCTCCTTCTCAAATCTATAAAGAATTTCGTTTAATCCTATTAAATAAAAAAGGGCAGCAAATTGCCACCCTTTTCTAATTTATTAGATAAATATTAAGCCTTGAGATCGTAACGATCCAGGTTCATTACCTTATCCCAGGCCTTCACAAAATCTTTTACAAATTTCGCTTCAACATCATCTGTTGCATAAACCTCAGCCAGTGCTCTTAATTCTGAATTTGATCCAAAGATGAGATCCACTCTGCTTCCGGTATATTTCACATCACCAGTTCTTCTATCTCTTCCTTCAAAGAATTGATCATCTTCTGAAGTTGCCTTCCAGGTTACTCCAAAATCAAGAATATTCTTAAAGAAATCGTTCGTTAATTGTCCCGGTCTGTCTGTGAAAACTCCATGTTTGGAACCATCATAATTGGCACCAATAGATCTCATTCCTCCAACCAGAACTGTCATTTCAGGGGCAGTTAGAGTTAGCAATTGTGCTCTATCGATCAACAATGCTTCAGCTGAAGCTGAGATGTTATCCCTGTTTCCGAAGTAATTTCTAAAACCATCTGCATTAGGCTCCAGTGGTTCAAATGCTTCTACATCGGTCTTTTCCTGGGTGGCATCTGCACGTCCCGGAGTAAATGGCACTTTTACATCATGTCCTGCATCTTTAGCTGCTTTCTCAACTGCTGCACAACCAGCAAGCACGATAAGATCTGCAATAGATACTTTTTTAGAATCCTGTGAATCGTTGAAATCTGACTGAATTCCTTCCAACGTCTGGATCACTTTGCCTAATTGCGGCGGATTATTCACTTCCCATCCTTTTTGTGGAGCTAAACGTACCCGTGCACCATTGGCACCACCACGTTTATCGGAACCTCTAAAAGTCGAAGCCGAAGCCCATGCAGCAGAAACAAGCGCTGCAGTAGAAAGTCCGCTATCAAGGATTTTAGATTTTAAGCTTTCCACATCCTGATTGTTGATGATCTCATGTTCAACTTTTGGAATAGGATCCTGCCATAACAGTTCCTCCTGTGGAACTTCTGGCCCTAAATATCTTTCGATAGGTCCCATATCACGGTGTGTTAGTTTAAACCACGCACGGGAATAAGCATCTGCAAACTCTTCAGGGTTTTCAAGAAAATGTCTGGAGATCTTTTCATATTCTGGATCCATCTTTAAAGAAAGATCTGTCGTCAACATAAAAGGTGCATGTTTTTTATCTGGGTCATGCGCATCTGGAACAGTTCCCGCTCCGGCATTATCTTTTGGCTGCCATTGGTATGCTCCTCCAGGCCCTTTAATACATTCCCAATCGTACTTGAATAGATTTTCGAAGTACGTATTACTCCATTTTGTAGGAGTATCTGTCCAGGCTCCCTCAATACCACTAGTAATCGTATCGGCCCCTTTTCCAGAATTGTAGGTATTTTGCCATCCCATACTCTGCATTTCTATCCCTGCAGCAGCTGGTTCAGCTTCCACATATTTTTCAGGATCTGCAGCACCGTGAGTTTTTCCGAAGGTGTGACCACCTGCGATCAAGGCAACAGTTTCGTAATCGTTCATCGCCATTCTTCCGAAGGTATCACGAATATAGCCAGCCGACTCTACCGGATCTGGATTCCCGTTATGTCCTTCAGGATTTACATAAATTAATCCCATATGCGCTGCTCCAAGCGGACTTTCAAGATCGCCTTCAGCATATCTTTCTTCATTATCCAACCATTCGCTTTCAGATCCCCAGTAAACATCGTTTTCTGGTTCCCATACGTCTTCACGACCACCAGCAAAACCAAACATTGGCAAGCCCATAGATTCATGAGCACAGTTCCCGGCTAATACCAGTAGATCTGCCCAGGACAGTTTTCTACCATATTTCTTTTTAATTGGCCATAGTAGTAATCTCGCCTTATCCAGGTTCGCGTTATCTGGCCAGCTATTTAGCGGAGCAAATCTTTGTTGTCCAGAACCAGCTCCTCCACGACCATCTCCAATCCTGTATGTACCGGCACTATGCCAGGCCATACGTATAAAGAAAGGTCCGTAATGGCCGTAATCTGCCGGCCACCAGTCCTGGGAGTCGGTCATTAGATCATAAAGATCCTGCTTTACCGCAGCCAGATCAAGACTTTTAAATTCTTCAGCATAGTTAAAGTCATCGTCCATAGGATCGGTTAATGTAGAATGCTGTTTTAATATATTGAGGTTTAGCTGATTTGGCCACCAGTCCCGGTTGGATGTCCCATTACCGGCAGAGTTCTTTAGAGCTCCACCCATAAATGGACATTTACTGGATTCATTGACTTCCCAAACCTTGTGATTATCGTCGCTTCCAGAATGATTTTTTCCCATTTTGTTAAGTATTAGATTAATAAATTGGATTAGAATTCGAATTTACGAAAAGGTACTCGATAATTTTTATCTATAGTTTTTATATAATGATAGTTATATCAAATAGCTCGCTACCGAATTGCTGTAATTTATACAATTAAAGTTTTCAAACCTAACCGTGAAAAGTTTAATTTTTAATATTAATTTTAAGCCTTAATTTAATAAAAAACTGAATATTTAGAGGCCCTACACTGCACTGTATCTTATATAATAATAATGATGAAGTTGCTCAAATCTATAGACTGGCTCCTGATCCTGTTTTTAATTGTACTTGCTATTATTGCGAGTGTTATTATTTCTGAATGGAATTCTATTGTAGATTTTTGTCATGACATCATTTAAATTTGATAGATTGCTTTTTCTGAAATTCGATTTTGAATGATAAAAATTTTGCTGAACCTATATGACACACAGGTCTGAAAACCCCAATCCTGAAACAGATCATAACCACGATGAATTTGAAGACAATGAAATAACAGAACTCATTCCTGCACTATATTCGAAAAGAGTTATTTTCATGTTCTGCCTGCTCTTCTCCACGATCTTTGGAGCAGTTATTCTTATGAGCAACCTGAACAACGTTAAGGAGAATAAAGGAAAATGGCAGGTACTGCTCTTTGCACTTTTATATACTGCTGGTCATGCCTATACCGTATTTAATTTCTCCACTACTTACATCGGCCTAATGCTGAATTTAGGCGGCGCTTTGATCCTAACAGAATATTTCTGGAATAGGTATATCGGAATGGAAAGAGAATTTATTCGGAAAAGCTGGACCAAACCAGCGGTAGTATCAGCTTTAATTACAGTACCACTTATTGTAGCGGCTGTACTCACTACTCAATAAATTATTGAGCATGGAAACTGGCATTTTCTCTAGTTGGCTTCAGAAAAATAAAGCATTAAACTGTGGAAAGTTCTCATGAACGTATAACTGATAAATTTTTTAGTTTGGTATCTCCATCATTGAAATTGCAATAGATCTGGTTCTCCATACAAAAGATATATAGAAGATTCCGTGGAAATGATGTATCTGATCTACGGATATTTCTTGTTTACATTTTATGGAGATACTTGAATCAAAATGTTAAACAAAACCGATAAGTCTGCTAAATGATCTGATTGACCTTTCATTTTTTGATATATTTAAATAAAAAGAACAATTATGGCTTCAGAAGGAAAGATTGAAATTGAGAGTAAGATAAATGCAAAACTAGACCAGGTTTGGGAATATTGGACTAAACCCGAACATATTACCAAATGGAACAAAGCCAGTGAAGATTGGTTATGTCCCAATGCTGAAAATGACCTCAAGGAGGGCGGAAAATTCAAATACCGAATGGAATCTGAAGATGGAAAAGTAGGTTTTGATTTTGCCGGAACTTACAAAGAGGTCAAAGAAAAAGAGAAACTTACCTATGAACTTGAGGATGGCAGGAATGCAGAAGTAAAATTTTCAGAAGAAGATGGGACCGTAATGATCAAAGAGACTCTGGATACAGAAGATGAGAATCCGGTAGAACAGCAAGAACAAGGTTGGAAATCTATTCTTGAAAGTTTTAAAGCTTATGCTGAAGAGCAATCATAACAAAAAAAGGCTGGAATTTTTTCCGGCCTTTTTTATATTTATACGAGAAGGACTATTGGTCATCCAATTGAACAGCATCGGTATCTGCTCCCATACTTTTCAAAGTTTTATTGATCTCTTCTGTCATTTCAGGTGGTCCGCACACATAAAATTGTTTACTTAGATCAGATACGTTGCTTTTAAGAAATTCTTCGTTCAAATAAGCATTTGTATGCTTTGTGTCTTCCTGATCTGTAATTACATATTTAGCATTTTCACCCAACATACTATCTAGCTCCTCTTTCAGAATAATATCCTTATCGGTCTTATTACTGAAGAATAAATTCATGCCTTCCAGTTTATCTTTCTTCTTAAGATCTCTTAGCATAGAAATATATGGTGTGATTCCGGCTCCTCCGGCAATGATATATCCGGGACCTTTATATTCGATTGCACCCCAGGTATCTCTTACAATCAATTCATCACCTTCCTTCAGTTTAGCTAATTGCTCCGTGACTCCGTCATGATCTGGATAGATCTTGATGGTAAACTCGAGATGATCATCTTCATTTAAACTGGTGAAAGTAAAAGGTCTTTTTTCATCCTTCCACTTTTCCTGATTGATCGAAATTTCTGTGGCATGTCCCGGCGTAAACTCATAGCCTTCGGGTTTTTCGACAATAAATTGCTTTACATCGTGCGTTATCTGCCCAATCGATTTGATCTTCACTACCTTTTCCATAATCTTTTTTATTTCAAGATAATGGAAATGAATGCATGAGTCAAATATGGCAAGTACTGTAAGCAGTAATTTAACCATACTTAACGAGTGTGCTTCTGCATTTAAGGAAGTTTAGGAATTGATCTCCTGCATCACTTCTGAAAAAATGCGGTACGACTTAAGTCTATCTTCCTGATAGTAGATATGAGAAGCGACTATAACCTCATCAACCCCGGTATCCTTCAGAAATTCTTCAGTTTTTTGCTTGATGTGCTGTTTGTCCCCTACAAAAGAATATTTCAGCATTCTTTGTAAAGCGGGATTGTCGCGAACTTCACGTAATTCAGCATCCATTTCAACCGGTTTTTGCAAATAGTCCAGATTCCCTGTAAGTACACCTACCATCATTCTAAGCGAACTTGTAGAAAGTTTTTCGGCTTCTTCTTTGGTCTCTGCGGCGGTCACATTGATCCCTGCAATAGTATAAGGCTTTTCAAGATATGCTGAAGGCTGAAATTCCCTGTAATAAATTTCCATTGCCTCAAATAACTGTCCTGGTGCAAAATGACTGGCGAAAACATAGGGAAGTCCTTTTTCTGCTGCTACATGCGCACTATCTGTGCTCGAGCCTAAAATATACATGGGTACGTTAACCCCTTCGGCAACCGTCGCTCTCACTTTTGTAGATTTTAAGTTATTCTTAAAGTATCGCTGAATTTCATCAATCTCATGCGGGAATTTAAAAACAGAATTCATGCGATCACTTCGAATCGCGTGCGCAGTTACCTGATCTGTTCCCGGAGCCCGGCCAAGTCCCATATCGATCCTGTCTGGATATAGCGACCCTAAAGTCCCAAACTGTTCAGCAACAATTAACGGAGAGTGATTTGGCAACATAATTCCTCCACTTCCAATACGAATGCTCTCAGTTTTAGCCGCGACATGGCTCATAAGGACGGTTGTTGCAGAGCTCGCGATACTCACCATATTATGATGCTCAGCGAGCCAGAGTCTTTTATACCCCAGTTCTTCTCCCTGCTGAGCAAGGTCTACGGTATTTTTGAAAACCTGAGAATGTGAAATATCCTGGCCTACAACTGCAAGATCCAGAATAGAGTAATTTATATGTTTGGTCATAAATTTAAAGTTTGAAACCTGTATCTCTACAGGCCGGGATTTCGTCTGCTCTTTATCAAAAACCTTACAGTAATCGATCCCGAAGGTGAATCATTGTCTATCTTCTAATGTGAGTAATGCAGCTTATAAGTTAATGCAGAATATTGTAGAGAGCGAATCTAGATTGTAGGCATGATAAGAAGTGCATTTTTAGTGTATCCACAACACTCTTGTTTAAGAATACTGATAGCAGGAAGTGATCTGAATTTTAACATTTATAGCCGGATCATAGCAAAGAAAAACCCTCACAGAATTCTGTAAGGGTTTTTAAGTACTCGAGGCGGGAATCGAACCCGCACTCCCGAAAGAACTGGATTTTGAATCCTGACCCTTGTGCTATTTTCGCTAACCTTTATTGATTATCAATGATTTAATATTTAAAATTCAAACTTCATTTTTAAAATCTGTGTACGAGTTTGTTTCCCGAATTTGTGTACTAATCCTTACGAACCTGTTCTTTCCAAATATTCATAAAAATCATTCTCTTTAATTATCTTGATATCATGACCTTTTTTTTGCCTAGATATAACATCCTCAACTTTTCGCCCATAAGATGCAAACGTCCAGGCAGGACTTCCAGCTCCACCAATTATTAAATAGTTTAATTTATTTGAAACATTGTTTTTTCGAACTCCACCATTACGCTCGACACGAGAATACAAAGTTTCCTTAGTGCCTTTATTGAGTTCTCCAGTAATGCAGACCCATTTCCCATGTATCGGTTCTTTTATTTCGATAGGATTGATCTTGCTGAAGGAAATGCCCGTTGTGTCTTCTTTTATTGTAGACATCAATTTCTTATCATTAAGCTCTACAAATTCTTGAAAAAAAGATTTTATAGATTTAATTTCTTCATCATCGATCACTCCATCATCCAAGATATCAGAAAGAAGTTTGTATAATTCGGCGTATGGATATATTTCCGAAAGGTGTTTATTCTTTTCAATCCATCCATACAATTCTATAACCTCAAGATCTTCTATAACTCCATCAGATATAATACCATGGCAAATACCTTGCAGTGTTTGCATATCTGAAGTAACAGCATTGTAATAAATATTATTCTCCTGGTATTGTTGTGAGAGCCAATAAATATCTTCCAGGGTATCTAATTTGTCCGATTCGGTTAAAATACGATGTTGTATGGTGTGCAAGAAATCTTTAAAAGGATTCATGTGACCAAGACCCTGATTATGTACACACCATTTATTAAGCTCATTTATTTCGCCTTTGGTCACCTTTTGGTCCATGAGTATACCCTCCAAAATTCCTCTCAGACTATTTACTGCTTTGTCCGCTTCTGCTCTTGATGTAAATTTTCGATGATCTTTCCTAGGAGATTGCTTGGTATAAATAATGTTTTTAGAACTATCATATTTTTTGGGCGAAACCGGCTTCTTAGATTTTTCTTTATAAGAATCATTGTTAGCTGACTTCAGTAAAAAATAAATCCCAATAGCAGAAACCAATATAATAACGACAAGCGTCCCCAAGGAGTTCATACGGTTTACTTTAAAAATTAGTTAGTATTACAAGACCCTACGATTCTTATTAACCAATAGTAACCTTGTTATGAAAATCGATTATTTACAGAAGCTCGATATTTTTGAGCAACTTGATTATTTTACCTCTTACCTGGAGAACCGTAAAAATTACCCTCCAGATGAACAAAAATTATTAGATCAATACTTCGAGGGCTTATAGTCCTCTTTTTTAATGCTCTCTTGCCTGGTATTCATTTAAGAAAGTTTCTAGATCTTCAGCTACTTTCAAAATTCGTTTGTTATCCACACTCTCTGTCCACCTAATTAATTTTAGATCATTTTTGAGACCCTGCATCGCTGCGTTCGCCAAACTTTCCAGACTTTTAGTTATGCCTTCGTTTAAAGAAACAACATTGGCATTCACCTGTCGAACATCTTGTTGAAGCTTTTCCAATGTAATCGATGAAGTGCGTTCATACTTTAAGCCTTCTTCTTTTAAAATCGAGATGTTTTTATTCTCCTTGATTTTCTCACCCAACAATTCAGATACAGAAACATTTAGAGCACTTGCAATATTCTGCAATTTTGAAATTGGAATATCAGTTTGACCATTTTCATAATTTACGTATGATCTTTTTGGAATACCAGTAAGGTCCACCACTCTATCCTGTGACACTCCTTTGTTTTCTCTGATCTCCTTTATTTTCAACATACCGCAGCTTATTGCAATAAATTATTGCAGTTTTTTGCAATTTAACTTGCAATATCCTGCAATATTGTTTTATATTTGTTTCACGGGTAATTAACCAGCGATTAACAAATATAGCTAAGTAGGTTGATTTCCGCAATAAGACAATAGTATGATTACGGAGCAAGAAGGAATATACATAAGAGAAATACTGGGACCAGCCTGCCTGAATAAGATTTCAGAACGCCTGGTAGAAAAGAATATCACCAACCAGAAAGGTGGAAAGCTTTCAAACCCATTTCTATGCATGTTGCTAAAGGAAGAGCGCAGACACGATGATGCAGAGACTGAAATTAGACTAATGGTTGAGGAGACCGTAACTGCTCGTGAGGAAGCAAAAGAACGATTAAAAGATGCTTACGACAGGCATGAAGCTTTGAAAACCCAGAAATCATGAAAGATCAAGAAATTCAGGAAATAGATGCTTCACTTAGAAGAGAAGAAAGAACAGCTTTATGGCTCACTGCCATAGCACTTATAGTTTTTTTTATATCACTTGTTTCTTATTCAAACGATCTTAAAAACCAGGACCCATTAAAAACAAAAAGCCCGAAGCGTGAACTTCAGGCGGTTACATAATCCTTTAACGCTAATTATAAAATTATGAATTACGAAACTACAACAACTACCGCAAACTCGCAAGAATTAATTGCAGGACTCTTAAAAACCGACAGTAACATCGAGTTCTTCTGTGTGGGAAATCTTAAAACGCACTGGATCCAGAATGGAAAAACACATACATGGAAAGATCTTCCGGTACCATTGTTCGCCGCTTGTATGACTCATTTTAATAAAAATGAAAAGGCAAGAACCGCTCTTGAAAATTATAAGGAGAATGGTGAGAAAGTTTCCCGTAACAGGCAGGTAGAAATTTACATAGCCCTGGGCTGGGGATCTGCAGATGGTCATCCAGATATGATCGATGGAATATTGCAGCCCATGGAAAACTACCGCCACAAGCGCGACTGCATTTCCCTGCGCTTTAAATCCCTAATTATAGACGGGAAGCCCTTAAAGCCAAGAGAGGTGTTCATGCTGGATGAAATGGGACAGGATGCAGATCCTTTAGACGAAACCATAGCGGTAGCCATGAGTATTAAAAGGAGCACCTACAACTCTCACAGCCGTGAATTAAGAGATAAGGCTGGAGTCTCAAGTAAGCATGCATTGCTTATGAAGGCGACTAGGCAGGGAGTGGTGCGTGAATTTAACAATTTTTAGTATGGTTGTGATAGAAAGAGACGCCCGCTGGCTGAAGAAAGAAATCCACCGGATAAAGCAGAATATAAAAGTGGTTGGAAATTCACTGTATTCGGCGGAAGAGAAAGCTACGCTCTTACAAATTTATGTAAAGCAGCTACGGAAAAATGAACAGGAGCTGGCGTCCTTTTCAATAAACCAAAACCAATAGATTTTTGAATTAATGGCAAACGCTTCTCTAAATATGATCATGCTGGGCCTTCCTTCTCTGGGAGAGGAAGAGCTGCGAACAGTACAGAAGTACTGCGATCAAAAAATAGGGAAACCAGAACCAAAGAAAAAAAGAAGATCTATCCTGGATGATGTGGCAGATCAACTAGGAGAAGAATTTCGCCCGGGCAATGAAGGACTCATGCTCGCTAATATTTTAACCGGAAATTAAATGACTTATGTAAACCTTGGATTATGGACAATCATAATTGCTCTGGGGATATATTCCTTAGCAAGTAAAAAAAGAAAATTGGGAACTATTCAATTTATTCTTACCGCCGCTTTTATAATGTATCAATTAGGATATCATATGGGCAATCAAGAATATTTACTAGCTGGTATAAATTTTATCCTGGCTGGTATTATGGCGAAGCTATTTCACCAGTCTGTCAAATTCTCTTCAGATTTTCATAAAAAAACCTACACCCGCAAAGATCTTATTCGCGCCCAGGAGATCTACCACGAAAATTACCAGGAAGAGCCAGATGTGTTCGCTCCAATTTTCACCAAAGCAGGTGCAACCTACCACATGAATTATATCCTGGGAATTATAGATAGCAAAAGTTACAAAATGAGAATGACGGTACCAGATCCTCCACTCCCAAGGAAGATCACCACGGAAGGCTAATTCTTATAAACCGACCCGAAGCGTTCTTTTTCACGAATCGATTAACGCATAGGTATCGTGACAGTCTTTTTAAGTACGGTCGGTTTTTAAGAGCGTGCAGACCGCCAGATCATTACCTGGATTATTCGAGGTGCGGTGGCAGAAAGATGATCAACAGGACAATTAGCTCAGTTGGTAGAGCGACAGACTGAAAATCTGTGCGTCCCAGGTTCAATTCCTGGATTGTCCACCAGGCGAGATGTTTTTTATGGGAAAGTTTTAAAAATGACCTGAGATATAAGGATAAACTGCCCTTGACCCCGGAATAGAGTGGTTCGCTATCGGCCTGTAGGTAGCGCAAGAAT contains:
- a CDS encoding lactoylglutathione lyase family protein translates to MKKENAYPRSFSHIGITVPDLQKAVDFYSVVMGWYTIMQPAKVEKDPDTAIGQMCIDVFGNDWEEFEIAHMSTSDGVGIELFSFSKGKKEAPEFNPFNTGLFHFCVQDPDIEGLIEKIVANGGKQRMPIRKYYPEEKPFKMCYVEDPFGIVFEIYTHSYELTYSSGAYSE
- a CDS encoding helix-turn-helix domain-containing protein, whose translation is MSKNICPLNATMNLIGTKWKPLVLFHLLDGPERSGILKSRIPEISNKMFTQTVRELEKDLLVLRKVYPVVPPKVEYQLTEKGKSLEHILRELDEWGKQL
- the katG gene encoding catalase/peroxidase HPI, whose amino-acid sequence is MGKNHSGSDDNHKVWEVNESSKCPFMGGALKNSAGNGTSNRDWWPNQLNLNILKQHSTLTDPMDDDFNYAEEFKSLDLAAVKQDLYDLMTDSQDWWPADYGHYGPFFIRMAWHSAGTYRIGDGRGGAGSGQQRFAPLNSWPDNANLDKARLLLWPIKKKYGRKLSWADLLVLAGNCAHESMGLPMFGFAGGREDVWEPENDVYWGSESEWLDNEERYAEGDLESPLGAAHMGLIYVNPEGHNGNPDPVESAGYIRDTFGRMAMNDYETVALIAGGHTFGKTHGAADPEKYVEAEPAAAGIEMQSMGWQNTYNSGKGADTITSGIEGAWTDTPTKWSNTYFENLFKYDWECIKGPGGAYQWQPKDNAGAGTVPDAHDPDKKHAPFMLTTDLSLKMDPEYEKISRHFLENPEEFADAYSRAWFKLTHRDMGPIERYLGPEVPQEELLWQDPIPKVEHEIINNQDVESLKSKILDSGLSTAALVSAAWASASTFRGSDKRGGANGARVRLAPQKGWEVNNPPQLGKVIQTLEGIQSDFNDSQDSKKVSIADLIVLAGCAAVEKAAKDAGHDVKVPFTPGRADATQEKTDVEAFEPLEPNADGFRNYFGNRDNISASAEALLIDRAQLLTLTAPEMTVLVGGMRSIGANYDGSKHGVFTDRPGQLTNDFFKNILDFGVTWKATSEDDQFFEGRDRRTGDVKYTGSRVDLIFGSNSELRALAEVYATDDVEAKFVKDFVKAWDKVMNLDRYDLKA
- a CDS encoding FAD-binding oxidoreductase, whose protein sequence is MEKVVKIKSIGQITHDVKQFIVEKPEGYEFTPGHATEISINQEKWKDEKRPFTFTSLNEDDHLEFTIKIYPDHDGVTEQLAKLKEGDELIVRDTWGAIEYKGPGYIIAGGAGITPYISMLRDLKKKDKLEGMNLFFSNKTDKDIILKEELDSMLGENAKYVITDQEDTKHTNAYLNEEFLKSNVSDLSKQFYVCGPPEMTEEINKTLKSMGADTDAVQLDDQ
- a CDS encoding BRCT domain-containing protein; protein product: MNSLGTLVVIILVSAIGIYFLLKSANNDSYKEKSKKPVSPKKYDSSKNIIYTKQSPRKDHRKFTSRAEADKAVNSLRGILEGILMDQKVTKGEINELNKWCVHNQGLGHMNPFKDFLHTIQHRILTESDKLDTLEDIYWLSQQYQENNIYYNAVTSDMQTLQGICHGIISDGVIEDLEVIELYGWIEKNKHLSEIYPYAELYKLLSDILDDGVIDDEEIKSIKSFFQEFVELNDKKLMSTIKEDTTGISFSKINPIEIKEPIHGKWVCITGELNKGTKETLYSRVERNGGVRKNNVSNKLNYLIIGGAGSPAWTFASYGRKVEDVISRQKKGHDIKIIKENDFYEYLERTGS
- a CDS encoding LLM class flavin-dependent oxidoreductase, with product MTKHINYSILDLAVVGQDISHSQVFKNTVDLAQQGEELGYKRLWLAEHHNMVSIASSATTVLMSHVAAKTESIRIGSGGIMLPNHSPLIVAEQFGTLGSLYPDRIDMGLGRAPGTDQVTAHAIRSDRMNSVFKFPHEIDEIQRYFKNNLKSTKVRATVAEGVNVPMYILGSSTDSAHVAAEKGLPYVFASHFAPGQLFEAMEIYYREFQPSAYLEKPYTIAGINVTAAETKEEAEKLSTSSLRMMVGVLTGNLDYLQKPVEMDAELREVRDNPALQRMLKYSFVGDKQHIKQKTEEFLKDTGVDEVIVASHIYYQEDRLKSYRIFSEVMQEINS
- a CDS encoding SRPBCC domain-containing protein produces the protein MASEGKIEIESKINAKLDQVWEYWTKPEHITKWNKASEDWLCPNAENDLKEGGKFKYRMESEDGKVGFDFAGTYKEVKEKEKLTYELEDGRNAEVKFSEEDGTVMIKETLDTEDENPVEQQEQGWKSILESFKAYAEEQS
- a CDS encoding ATP-binding cassette domain-containing protein; translation: MRILQARNIHKTYADKILNDLNFQCKTGEIIGIFGRNGTGKSTFLKILFGKIKPDQGSIYLNERELTSSSIISEKLIAYLPQDSFLPKNAKVQDIIPFFHPDGEAQDRIFYAKGVGNFASRKIKELAIGQRRYLELLLLGNLDHPFLLLDEPFSMVEPLYKERIIEFITNLKARKGIIITDHYYQDVLNVASKNFLLKNGNLVSISSEADLLAEGYLKA
- a CDS encoding helix-turn-helix transcriptional regulator gives rise to the protein MLKIKEIRENKGVSQDRVVDLTGIPKRSYVNYENGQTDIPISKLQNIASALNVSVSELLGEKIKENKNISILKEEGLKYERTSSITLEKLQQDVRQVNANVVSLNEGITKSLESLANAAMQGLKNDLKLIRWTESVDNKRILKVAEDLETFLNEYQAREH